ATGATTGCAGTCTGATATATAGACATACGCAGAAATCACACAATTGTTTCCAATCGCAAGATTGTCTGTGGCAATTATATGACAACCTTGCTCAATAGAAGTTTCATTACCTATCGTGAGTCTTGGAGAAAAACTTTGCTCGTGCCATTTTGAAATAGCTTCTATTCTAGCTCCGTTCAAGATATGCACATTATTTCCAATATGAATATATTTTTTACCAACAATTCTCATTGGTTTTATGATTTTAGAATGTCGTCCGAAATATCCATATCGTATATTTTCCTTGAAATGCACAAGGAGAGTATGTATTTTTCTTTGAATTTTACAAAACAATGTCATGCTGCAGTCCATACAGTGAAGCTGCAACGAAGATGATTATTTACCCCCCCCCCGTTACTATAAGCTTTTTATCTCTACTAACATTTATCCATTCAGACTCATCAAAATCATATCTTTTTACAACTTTTGCAGGAATTCCTACTGCCACACTGTAATCAGGAATATCTTGTGTAACAACAGAATTTGCTCCAATACAGCAATGTTTTCCTATTTTTACTCCTGGCAAGATTCTTGCTCCCATTCCAACTATCGTTTCCTCACCGATAAAAACAGGTTTATGTTCCAAATGCTGATTTTTTGGAGGAATAGAAATATCTATATAAGGATGGTTTATGTCAGTAATCAAGACATCAGGCAAAATAGAAACGTTATTACAAATATTAATGCTTTCAGCACATGTAATATGAACTCTCTGCTGAATATCTACATTGTCTCCAATTTTTATAGATGGAAAATAAACTTCATCTCCATAATTATACACGGCTTCAATTCTGGCATCGTTCATTATAATTGAATCAAAGCCTATACTTATAAATTTCTTTCCAATAATACGCATGGGCTTTATAACTCTGCTATGCTTTCCAAAACTGTTCCAGCAAAAATTATTAATTAAGGAAATTTTGTATAATCTTAGTCTGTAAAGTATTTTCTTTAAAATCATTTTTTCAATTCAGTATTCTTAAAGAACGCAAATATATGATAATTATACATCAATATAACTATAGCCAACAAATAAACGAATAATTTCATTCTGATTAGAACTATTTCTGATAAACTAAAATTACAAAGAGGAATAATTGAACAGGAAAGGAAAACTAACATTCCAACAATATCTTGCCAATTATTAAAAAATTTGATTTTTGTGCAAACTTTAAAATATATATTCATTATTAAATAAGAAAATGATAACGCAATTGTTGCTGCAACAACTCCAATTTTTGGAATTAAAATAAGATTAGTTGTTATACTGACAATAGAGCCAACCATTGTTCCTATTCCATTTATTATCGAGCGTTTTTCTGCCGTAAGTGCACATTCAATAAACACATTTCTTCCAGAAAAGATAACTCCAATAAGAACCAAAGGCACATAAAAGGCTGCAGAATAATATTTTTCACCAGCAATAATCATCAACGCTTCTTTTGCAAAAAGAGAAAGAATCAAAGCCAATGCGTATAAGGCAAAATTATAGATGTTGTTTATTTTTTTCATATATGGAACAAATGCATCTATATCAGGATTTTCATTATACTTTTGAAAAATACTTGGCTCCAAGGCTTTATAAAAACTTTGGATAATCATATTCATTGCAAAAGCAATTGTATATGCAATATTATATATTCCTATTATTTCAAGACTTACATAACGCTCAAGAATAACTTTATCTAAGCTTGTAAGCACAAGGTATGATACAGAACCAGGAAGCAAAGGTAGAGAAAATTTCAACCCTTGTTTCAACTGTCTCCAATCCAAGCCCATTTTGGTATGTCGCAACATTATGATTATATAAATAACAAAAAATGGTAGCAATGTAATAAGTCGTCCATAATATTGGCTCATTACTCCCCAGCCAAGGGCTACAAGCATTACAAATGTTGCTACATATTGCAGAATACAACGACCTAGCGAAATACCAACAAACATTTTTGCATTTTGCTTTATTCTATAATAAAGCATTGGAATAATTGAAAAACTTTCCAAAAAGTTATTAAGAATGGCAAGTCTAAAATATGGTTTCCATGGTACTGATATTTTAGCTTTCTCAATTATGAAAGGTCCTGTAAAATGAAAAAGCGCAAGTACTGCAAAATTGATAATAGCTATAAACACAAAAATATTGCCTAGTAATTTTTTTCTTTCCTCCTTCGTCTTACAGTCAAAGAAAAACCTCAGAACATAAGTATTTAACGCAAGAGTACATAAAACATATATAAACGCAATTACGGAATTTGTATAAGATAGAATTCCGTAATCTGCTGGAGAAAGATACCTAGTAAAAATCGGCATCATCAAGAACGAGATTATTCTTGGAACTACTTCTCCAACTGTATATAAAATTGTGTTTGAAAAAAGTTTTCTATTCATCTAATGCTTTTTTTATTTTTTCTGATGTGCATTTTTCAAAAAACACAGGAACCTTATAATCATCTGGAAATGAGGCATTTAAACCTTGATTCAACTCATCAGTATTAGCAAATAAAAATAAGTTTTTATCATTAAACAATAAACTTAAATCTTTATACATATCATACTCATAAATTAATACTTTTGTTTTAGACTGCAAAGCTTCATAAACAGCTGTTGAGCATACTGTTATCATACATTTTGATTTTGCAAACAGTTCGTTTACAGAATACTCGTTAGTATAAACTGTAACTTCCTTATCAAAGAAATCATCAAAGTACGTTTTTTCAAAATATTGATTTGGATGAAGTTTAAATATGACATCAGTTGATTTTATTATGTTATTATTGATAGCATTTTTTATGACAGAGGCAAGCTGTTTTCCAAATACATCAGCTGCTATTACAAGAATCTTACTTGCGTCTGTTCTCTTTTGAACGCTTTTACTAAAATAATTATTTCCAATACATACATTTTTAATTGGTGTATATAAGGAATTGCACCAATAATCAGAAAATGTTAGGAACTTCGAAGGTATATAAATAAAATTCGTCAAGTTTTCTATTTGGGGATAACTGTAGGCATAATGAAAACTGCCAATTATTCCATGTTGAAATTCATATAAAGGTATCTTCATCTTTGAAGCAATATAGAATAGACCTTTTTGAATCCCATTTTGCGTTAAAAAAATTTTATTAATTTTATGTTGTTTGAATATTCGCTTATATAAATATATATCCCTATAAAAAGAGATTAAAAGTTCATACAAATCATGAACTTTTATTAT
The window above is part of the uncultured Treponema sp. genome. Proteins encoded here:
- a CDS encoding acyltransferase, whose product is MRIVGKKYIHIGNNVHILNGARIEAISKWHEQSFSPRLTIGNETSIEQGCHIIATDNLAIGNNCVISAYVYISDCNHQYIPGKHIMETDLEIKQTSIGDNVFIGIGAKIIPGIRLGNGCVIGANSVVTHDVPEKTVVAGVPAKIIKYL
- a CDS encoding acyltransferase — protein: MILKKILYRLRLYKISLINNFCWNSFGKHSRVIKPMRIIGKKFISIGFDSIIMNDARIEAVYNYGDEVYFPSIKIGDNVDIQQRVHITCAESINICNNVSILPDVLITDINHPYIDISIPPKNQHLEHKPVFIGEETIVGMGARILPGVKIGKHCCIGANSVVTQDIPDYSVAVGIPAKVVKRYDFDESEWINVSRDKKLIVTGGG
- a CDS encoding oligosaccharide flippase family protein, which gives rise to MNRKLFSNTILYTVGEVVPRIISFLMMPIFTRYLSPADYGILSYTNSVIAFIYVLCTLALNTYVLRFFFDCKTKEERKKLLGNIFVFIAIINFAVLALFHFTGPFIIEKAKISVPWKPYFRLAILNNFLESFSIIPMLYYRIKQNAKMFVGISLGRCILQYVATFVMLVALGWGVMSQYYGRLITLLPFFVIYIIIMLRHTKMGLDWRQLKQGLKFSLPLLPGSVSYLVLTSLDKVILERYVSLEIIGIYNIAYTIAFAMNMIIQSFYKALEPSIFQKYNENPDIDAFVPYMKKINNIYNFALYALALILSLFAKEALMIIAGEKYYSAAFYVPLVLIGVIFSGRNVFIECALTAEKRSIINGIGTMVGSIVSITTNLILIPKIGVVAATIALSFSYLIMNIYFKVCTKIKFFNNWQDIVGMLVFLSCSIIPLCNFSLSEIVLIRMKLFVYLLAIVILMYNYHIFAFFKNTELKK